The Seleniivibrio woodruffii genome window below encodes:
- the thiC gene encoding phosphomethylpyrimidine synthase ThiC, which translates to MTQLEAAKKGIITPEIAKVAKDELIDVNELVQLIAEGKVVIPKNINRNFDVRGIGKKLKTKVNANIGTSGDCPFLEVELKKLDAAIRAGADSVMDLSTGGDLNAIRREIEKNCPVMLGTVPIYAVAAELAMKDLTTDKIDVDVLLRNIEKQCSEGVDYITVHCGITKESVARMDNSDRVCGIVSRGGSILANWIRTHKKENPLYEYYDELLKIAYKYDVTLSLGDGFRPGATADATDRPQIDELIILGELAKRAYAKDVQVMIEGPGHVPLSQIAANMMLQKRLCNDAPFYILGPLPTDIGAGYDHITAAIGGAIAGAAGADFLCYVTPAEHLCLPDEDDVYQGVMASRLAGHIADMEKGVPGAVERNKQMSIARKELNWERQFELALDPETARKKFQKNHDMGSCSMCGKLCAVKIDKKL; encoded by the coding sequence ATGACACAGCTTGAAGCGGCGAAAAAAGGAATCATAACACCCGAGATTGCGAAAGTTGCGAAGGACGAACTTATTGATGTGAACGAGCTTGTTCAGCTCATCGCCGAAGGCAAGGTGGTCATTCCGAAGAACATAAACAGAAACTTTGATGTCAGGGGCATCGGTAAGAAACTGAAAACAAAAGTTAATGCCAATATAGGAACATCCGGTGACTGCCCATTTCTTGAGGTTGAGCTTAAAAAGCTGGACGCCGCCATCCGTGCGGGAGCGGACAGCGTTATGGATCTTTCGACAGGGGGCGACCTGAACGCCATCCGCAGGGAGATAGAGAAGAACTGTCCAGTTATGCTGGGCACAGTGCCGATATACGCAGTTGCGGCTGAGCTTGCGATGAAAGACCTGACCACGGACAAGATAGACGTTGACGTTCTCCTGCGCAACATAGAGAAGCAGTGCAGCGAGGGTGTGGACTATATCACAGTTCACTGCGGCATCACAAAGGAATCCGTTGCCAGAATGGACAACAGCGACCGTGTCTGCGGAATCGTTTCCAGAGGCGGATCGATACTTGCCAACTGGATACGCACCCACAAGAAAGAGAATCCCCTTTATGAATATTATGATGAACTTCTTAAGATAGCTTATAAATATGACGTGACCCTCAGCCTCGGCGACGGTTTCCGTCCCGGAGCCACTGCAGACGCAACGGACAGACCCCAGATCGACGAGCTTATCATCCTCGGCGAACTGGCGAAACGTGCCTATGCGAAGGATGTTCAGGTTATGATAGAAGGCCCCGGCCACGTTCCCCTCAGCCAGATAGCGGCCAACATGATGCTTCAGAAGCGTCTCTGCAACGATGCTCCCTTCTATATCCTTGGCCCGCTGCCCACAGACATCGGCGCAGGGTATGACCACATAACTGCGGCCATCGGCGGAGCAATCGCCGGAGCGGCGGGAGCGGACTTCCTCTGCTATGTAACACCTGCCGAGCACCTCTGTCTGCCCGACGAGGACGATGTTTATCAGGGAGTGATGGCCTCCAGACTGGCGGGACACATAGCAGATATGGAAAAGGGAGTGCCGGGAGCCGTTGAGCGCAACAAACAGATGAGCATCGCCAGAAAGGAACTGAACTGGGAACGCCAGTTCGAGCTTGCCCTCGACCCTGAAACAGCCAGAAAGAAGTTTCAGAAGAACCACGACATGGGCTCATGCTCCATGTGCGGCAAGCTTTGCGCAGTTAAAATAGATAAAAAATTATGA
- the thiE gene encoding thiamine phosphate synthase, translated as MILKDNLKLYLVLETHMLKKPLDVFIPEVIKHGVTAVQLRDKGLTARDQFETGQKLTELLDGTGVLFVVNDRIDLARCLGARTVHLGVKDIPLKTAKTVYPDMIYGYSCNTEEDIETAKLADYIGVGPAFMTGTKKDLRPVISPEGIARLVKLTAKPAVAIGGINAENIHTLYGAGLSGVAVSSCICAAEDPARAAAELREKAEKL; from the coding sequence ATGATACTGAAAGATAACCTTAAACTCTACCTTGTGCTTGAGACCCACATGCTTAAAAAGCCTCTGGATGTGTTCATCCCTGAGGTGATAAAGCACGGCGTAACCGCAGTGCAACTGCGTGACAAGGGGCTGACCGCCAGAGATCAGTTTGAGACGGGGCAGAAGCTGACGGAGCTTCTGGACGGAACGGGAGTTCTGTTCGTGGTCAACGACCGTATCGACCTTGCCCGCTGTCTGGGCGCACGCACGGTGCATCTGGGAGTTAAGGATATTCCTCTGAAAACCGCAAAAACGGTTTATCCGGATATGATATACGGCTATTCCTGCAACACCGAAGAGGACATAGAAACGGCGAAGCTGGCGGACTATATAGGTGTCGGGCCTGCTTTTATGACCGGAACGAAGAAGGATTTAAGGCCGGTGATATCCCCTGAGGGCATAGCAAGGCTGGTGAAGCTCACCGCAAAGCCTGCCGTTGCCATAGGCGGAATAAATGCGGAAAACATCCATACGCTTTACGGCGCAGGCCTGTCGGGCGTGGCGGTTTCCTCCTGCATATGTGCGGCTGAAGACCCTGCAAGGGCGGCTGCCGAACTGCGGGAAAAAGCGGAAAAATTATGA
- the thiL gene encoding thiamine-phosphate kinase, with protein sequence MKEFSLIESLTHMLDNSGIALGVGDDAALFGTTLIAKDIMAENVHFTPDAPFSHIMQKLITANVSDIAAMGGVAKYALLGIAVPEGREVSAEDIAKPFDAYGLKLIGGDTTSSAGGLFVSLTVIGERNEYVLKRSGAKAGDMLFLSRPAGRVRQLLDRELAGNTENYNHYLVRAETALGDFLGRTGIANSCIDVSDGIGRDASHIAQQSGVKIVVESAKVLCDGYSAEYALGSGEEFSLLFTVPADRVAELTAAYPAVICIGRVEEGSGVWLEKDGSLVDISNIGYEHHF encoded by the coding sequence ATGAAAGAATTCTCTCTGATAGAGAGTCTGACCCATATGCTGGATAATAGCGGCATCGCCCTAGGGGTAGGCGACGATGCCGCCTTATTCGGCACAACCCTAATAGCAAAAGACATCATGGCGGAGAACGTGCACTTTACGCCTGATGCGCCCTTCAGCCATATCATGCAGAAACTCATTACGGCAAATGTAAGCGATATAGCCGCCATGGGCGGTGTGGCGAAGTATGCTCTTCTGGGCATAGCAGTGCCGGAAGGTCGTGAGGTATCCGCAGAGGACATAGCGAAGCCGTTTGATGCATACGGGCTGAAACTTATCGGAGGCGACACCACGTCGTCTGCCGGAGGGCTTTTTGTGTCACTGACGGTTATCGGCGAACGGAACGAATACGTGTTGAAACGTTCGGGTGCAAAGGCGGGCGATATGCTTTTTCTGTCCCGTCCTGCCGGCAGAGTACGTCAGCTTCTGGACAGGGAACTTGCCGGAAATACGGAAAATTACAATCACTATCTGGTGCGGGCAGAGACAGCACTGGGTGATTTTCTGGGGCGTACAGGCATAGCAAATTCATGCATAGACGTCAGCGACGGAATAGGCAGGGATGCGTCACACATAGCACAGCAGAGCGGCGTAAAAATTGTGGTTGAAAGTGCAAAGGTTCTTTGTGATGGCTATTCTGCGGAATATGCTCTGGGTTCCGGCGAGGAGTTCTCTCTGCTGTTCACTGTTCCTGCGGACAGGGTGGCTGAGCTGACAGCGGCATATCCGGCTGTTATCTGCATTGGCCGAGTTGAAGAGGGGTCCGGCGTCTGGCTGGAAAAGGACGGCAGTCTTGTCGACATCTCGAACATAGGCTACGAGCATCACTTCTGA
- a CDS encoding radical SAM protein encodes MTFQFFRELGVSLPALIRGRAPAQLIIQTTDMCNAGCPQCGMRAQEKFKRSKLNTESMTAIIDRAAKNRVRALSFTGGEPFLFQDTLLNLISYARYKGIPYIRTGTNGFMFMNSHQKGFLDKMRRFARDLRNSGLYTFWISLDTWDAKTHEKNRNLEGVIDGIRTALLVFREEGIYPSANLGINRSIVKESITVDENSPEAEKNRFYEAYREGFAKFYSFAAGLGFTIANACYPMSMQEGAVYKAESSDNLVSYNDTEKYLLFKALYDVIPQFRGEIRIFTPRNSLRMLMRQYKGEKNAGFACYGGIDYFFVNSADGHAYPCGFRAQDDLGDYTQLDTKHTAGKPTCRKCDWECFRDPSNQMGALTEIFRNPLKTAEIFTSDRQFTKDWWSDLFYYFACSMFNFRTPPDYGRMKFFQK; translated from the coding sequence ATGACATTTCAGTTTTTCAGGGAACTGGGGGTCAGCCTGCCCGCTCTGATTCGGGGCAGGGCTCCCGCGCAGCTTATCATTCAGACAACGGACATGTGCAACGCCGGATGCCCGCAGTGCGGCATGCGTGCTCAGGAAAAATTCAAACGTTCAAAACTCAATACCGAAAGCATGACAGCAATAATAGACAGAGCCGCAAAGAACCGTGTCAGGGCACTCTCCTTCACCGGAGGTGAGCCTTTCCTGTTTCAGGACACACTGCTGAACTTAATCTCCTACGCCCGCTACAAAGGTATTCCGTATATCCGCACCGGAACAAACGGATTCATGTTTATGAACAGCCATCAAAAAGGCTTTCTCGACAAAATGCGCAGGTTCGCAAGAGACCTCAGAAACAGCGGACTTTATACCTTCTGGATAAGTCTGGACACATGGGACGCAAAAACACACGAGAAAAACCGCAATCTGGAAGGGGTTATAGACGGAATCCGCACGGCACTGCTTGTGTTCAGAGAAGAGGGGATATACCCTTCGGCAAATCTGGGCATAAACAGAAGCATTGTGAAAGAATCGATAACGGTTGACGAGAATAGCCCGGAAGCTGAAAAGAACCGCTTTTATGAGGCATACAGAGAGGGTTTCGCAAAGTTTTACAGTTTCGCCGCAGGACTGGGTTTCACCATCGCAAACGCCTGCTACCCAATGAGCATGCAGGAGGGAGCTGTCTATAAAGCTGAATCATCGGATAATCTGGTCAGCTACAACGATACGGAAAAATATCTGCTGTTCAAAGCGCTTTACGATGTTATCCCGCAGTTTCGGGGAGAGATACGCATATTCACCCCCAGAAACTCACTTCGGATGCTCATGCGGCAGTATAAAGGCGAGAAAAATGCGGGATTCGCCTGCTACGGCGGGATAGACTATTTCTTTGTGAACAGTGCCGACGGTCACGCATATCCCTGCGGTTTCCGTGCGCAGGACGACCTCGGCGATTACACACAGCTGGATACAAAGCACACCGCAGGAAAACCAACATGCAGAAAGTGCGACTGGGAATGCTTCCGTGACCCGTCCAACCAGATGGGAGCACTGACGGAAATTTTCCGCAATCCGCTGAAAACAGCGGAGATATTCACATCAGACCGCCAGTTCACCAAGGACTGGTGGAGCGATCTGTTCTATTATTTTGCCTGTTCGATGTTCAATTTCAGAACCCCGCCGGATTACGGCAGGATGAAGTTTTTTCAAAAGTGA
- a CDS encoding glycosyltransferase, with product MAQADLHCHSKFSKHPSEWFLQRIGTAESYTEPDFIYETAKSRGMDFVTVTDHNCIDASVYLNEKHPDDTFTGVESTVYFPEDGCKMHILVYGLNHKQFDMIQKVRRDIYQFRDYIKEQKLAYSVAHATFSVNGRLALHHLEKLMLLFDVFEGINGGRGKLHNTTWVKTLESLTPLALENLYSRYRIEPFSDTPWIKGFTAGSDDHAGLFLGKTYTLARAATPQEFVESIRHKECRHAGRYSDFHSLAFTVYKIAHDFSRTKNSVNFAGGLFSKITNYIFEQDKPSLMERIKLKGFKMKNPGRINQLIVELIQEMQNESFINIERKLNKVYHKASDISDEYFRMMISHMSKDIEKINMEDIYKSVTTALPAIFLSIPFFSSFRQIYKDRELINSLNESYSYGSAPVRKRILWFTDTINDLNGVSVTLRTIGKMAHDKGYDLKIVSCLTPEEIDHRLPPNLINLTPIESFKLPYYEKITVKVPSVIRALEEIYDFEPDEVFISTPGPVGLLGLLASRLLSVKSTGIYHTDFTKEAKEITHNDSLTNLVEAYTRWFFDSVTELKTTSAQYLDYLEERGISRSKMSVFRRGIDARLFCPMDKRPDNVFTLCYAGRVSQDKNIDFLLNLFAELEQKYKLRLIVAGHGPYSPRVEAFAKDRDNVIIKGEIDHSKMPEVYAQSDLFVFPSNTDTFGMVVLESQACGIPAIVSDMGGPKEIIEDRVTGFVAKASDYVDWTQKITHMIELWQSDIAEYRQFGRSARERVLEHFNWDRVLEDLFMQKPDSETPKPAIARRLAV from the coding sequence ATGGCTCAGGCGGACTTACACTGTCACTCGAAATTCTCCAAACATCCTTCAGAATGGTTTCTCCAGCGCATCGGCACGGCGGAATCATACACCGAACCTGATTTCATCTATGAAACTGCGAAGAGCAGGGGCATGGACTTTGTGACGGTGACCGACCATAACTGCATAGACGCCTCCGTTTACCTGAACGAAAAGCACCCTGACGACACCTTTACCGGAGTGGAATCCACAGTCTATTTTCCTGAGGACGGCTGCAAGATGCACATTCTGGTCTATGGCCTGAACCATAAACAGTTCGACATGATTCAGAAGGTCAGACGGGACATTTATCAGTTCCGCGACTACATAAAGGAACAAAAACTCGCCTATTCGGTGGCGCACGCCACTTTCAGCGTTAACGGCAGGCTGGCTCTGCACCATCTTGAGAAGCTGATGCTTCTGTTCGACGTGTTCGAAGGTATAAACGGCGGACGGGGCAAGCTCCACAACACCACATGGGTCAAAACACTTGAAAGCCTCACTCCGCTGGCACTGGAGAACCTCTATTCCCGCTACCGCATAGAGCCGTTCAGCGATACGCCATGGATAAAGGGTTTCACGGCAGGTTCCGACGACCACGCAGGGCTTTTCCTCGGCAAAACCTACACCCTCGCCAGAGCGGCGACCCCGCAGGAGTTTGTTGAAAGCATCCGCCACAAAGAGTGCCGCCATGCAGGGCGATACAGCGATTTCCACTCTCTCGCCTTCACAGTCTACAAGATAGCCCACGATTTCAGCCGCACAAAGAACAGCGTTAATTTTGCGGGCGGCCTGTTCAGCAAGATAACCAACTACATCTTCGAACAGGATAAACCTTCCCTGATGGAGCGCATAAAGCTGAAAGGCTTCAAAATGAAGAATCCCGGCAGGATAAATCAGCTTATAGTGGAGCTTATTCAGGAGATGCAGAACGAGTCTTTCATCAACATAGAGCGCAAGCTGAACAAGGTCTACCACAAGGCCTCTGATATATCCGATGAATATTTCCGCATGATGATCTCCCACATGTCAAAGGACATAGAGAAGATAAACATGGAGGATATCTACAAGAGTGTTACAACCGCTCTTCCGGCAATCTTCCTCTCCATACCGTTTTTCAGCTCCTTCAGGCAGATCTACAAGGACAGGGAGCTAATCAACAGCCTCAACGAGAGCTACAGCTACGGCTCGGCACCCGTCCGCAAGCGCATACTCTGGTTCACAGACACAATAAACGATCTGAACGGAGTATCCGTAACCCTGCGCACCATCGGCAAAATGGCGCACGACAAAGGGTATGATCTGAAAATAGTCTCGTGCCTCACTCCGGAGGAGATAGACCACCGGCTCCCTCCGAACCTCATAAACCTGACACCCATAGAGAGCTTCAAACTTCCTTATTACGAAAAGATCACCGTCAAAGTGCCCTCGGTGATCCGTGCCCTTGAAGAAATTTACGACTTTGAACCGGACGAGGTTTTTATATCTACGCCCGGTCCTGTGGGACTTTTAGGGTTACTCGCCTCGAGGCTTCTGTCTGTGAAATCCACAGGCATCTACCACACCGACTTCACCAAAGAGGCAAAAGAGATAACCCATAACGACTCGCTGACGAACCTTGTTGAGGCCTATACCAGATGGTTCTTCGACAGCGTCACCGAGCTTAAGACAACATCAGCTCAGTACCTCGACTATCTCGAAGAGAGAGGAATAAGCAGGAGCAAGATGTCTGTATTCAGGCGGGGGATAGACGCACGTCTGTTCTGCCCCATGGACAAGCGGCCTGACAACGTATTCACCCTGTGCTACGCCGGAAGGGTTTCACAGGACAAAAACATAGACTTTCTGCTGAACCTCTTTGCCGAGCTGGAGCAGAAGTACAAACTGCGCCTGATAGTCGCAGGACACGGCCCCTACAGCCCAAGAGTGGAAGCCTTTGCAAAGGACAGGGACAACGTTATCATCAAAGGCGAGATAGACCATTCGAAAATGCCGGAGGTGTATGCTCAGAGCGATCTTTTCGTTTTCCCCAGCAACACCGACACATTCGGCATGGTGGTTCTGGAATCTCAGGCATGCGGCATTCCCGCCATAGTCTCGGACATGGGCGGCCCCAAAGAGATAATCGAGGACAGGGTCACAGGTTTTGTTGCAAAGGCCAGTGACTATGTGGACTGGACACAGAAAATCACACATATGATAGAACTCTGGCAGTCGGACATAGCCGAATACAGGCAGTTCGGCAGAAGCGCCCGTGAACGTGTTCTGGAACATTTCAACTGGGATAGAGTGCTTGAAGACCTTTTCATGCAGAAGCCGGATTCAGAAACCCCTAAACCCGCCATAGCAAGGAGACTCGCCGTCTGA
- a CDS encoding GNAT family N-acetyltransferase: MNALKEKFTPKTVKKAVGAIRDISKTLRFRIRTYRPNTEYCEDNSRFIIKIIENGTELMDVLRLRYQVFYGEYAYKTDLYGIDVDKFDTFFDHLAIIDKKTNKPIGTYRLNSTRFNKKFYSEKEFHMDEIKDLSGHKIELGRACVHPDYRNGATIAALWKGLGAYMSITDSRYMFGCSSIHSDDTFQTALIHHWLKGSGYLPKEYDCITPRGKFKDKKFEKMVEKTADERFAPFREAAVNLVPPLLLSYMKAGGFVCGTPAYDKAFKCYDYLTLIDRKKMDPSFVRKFLK, from the coding sequence ATGAACGCTTTAAAAGAAAAATTCACCCCGAAAACAGTAAAAAAAGCCGTGGGAGCCATCAGGGATATATCAAAAACCCTGCGCTTCCGGATCCGCACCTACAGACCGAATACCGAATACTGCGAGGACAACAGCCGTTTCATCATCAAGATAATCGAGAACGGAACTGAGCTTATGGACGTTCTTCGCCTGCGCTATCAGGTGTTTTACGGCGAATATGCATACAAGACCGACCTCTACGGCATAGATGTGGACAAATTTGACACTTTTTTCGACCATCTGGCCATAATTGACAAAAAAACAAACAAACCCATCGGCACATACAGGCTGAACAGCACAAGATTCAACAAAAAATTCTATTCCGAAAAGGAATTTCATATGGATGAGATAAAGGATCTCTCCGGCCACAAGATTGAGCTGGGGCGTGCCTGCGTTCATCCTGACTACCGCAACGGAGCAACCATCGCCGCCCTCTGGAAAGGGCTTGGTGCATATATGTCCATCACCGATTCCAGATATATGTTCGGCTGTTCGTCCATCCATTCTGACGACACTTTTCAGACGGCACTCATACACCACTGGCTGAAAGGCAGCGGATATCTGCCTAAAGAGTACGACTGCATAACGCCCAGAGGCAAATTCAAGGATAAAAAGTTCGAAAAGATGGTGGAGAAGACAGCTGACGAGCGTTTTGCCCCGTTCCGTGAGGCAGCGGTCAATCTTGTTCCTCCGCTTCTTCTGTCATATATGAAGGCGGGCGGGTTTGTTTGCGGAACTCCCGCATACGACAAGGCTTTCAAATGCTATGACTACCTGACGCTCATCGACCGCAAAAAGATGGATCCTTCGTTTGTCAGGAAGTTTTTGAAATAA
- a CDS encoding lysophospholipid acyltransferase family protein, with translation MFRLYRFAGVLFLFCVFIIGAVVLRFYAVTDVNRRRVSVWWTSKMCRVGCRFLGIRVKAEGLGSLPSGGSLIVANHMSYLDIMAFASVRRAVFISSVEMEQTFFLGFLARIGGTFFVERRNVRNIKGELDGITDIIAQGFDVVLFPEGTSTDGSKILPFRSSFLAGATDTGADVVPACIRYEYIDGEQFSAENCDFVCWYGDMSFLPHFVRFAGIGRTEVSIRYMDGLSSLELDRKQITRMAHELITTHYFAAS, from the coding sequence ATGTTCAGATTATACAGATTTGCGGGCGTTTTGTTCCTGTTCTGCGTATTTATCATCGGCGCCGTTGTCCTGCGGTTCTATGCAGTGACGGATGTCAACCGCCGCAGGGTGTCTGTCTGGTGGACATCGAAAATGTGCAGGGTGGGATGCCGTTTTCTGGGCATCAGGGTCAAAGCCGAAGGGCTTGGCAGTCTGCCCTCAGGCGGCAGTCTAATCGTTGCCAACCATATGTCCTATCTGGATATTATGGCTTTCGCATCCGTCAGGCGTGCGGTATTTATTTCGTCAGTCGAGATGGAGCAGACGTTTTTTCTGGGATTTCTTGCCCGTATCGGCGGCACATTTTTTGTGGAGCGGCGAAACGTCCGAAACATAAAGGGTGAGCTGGACGGCATAACCGATATAATCGCTCAGGGGTTCGATGTGGTGCTGTTTCCGGAGGGAACATCAACCGACGGCTCAAAAATTCTGCCCTTCCGTTCATCCTTTCTGGCTGGAGCCACAGATACGGGAGCGGACGTTGTGCCCGCCTGCATACGCTACGAATACATAGACGGCGAACAGTTTTCGGCTGAGAACTGTGATTTTGTCTGCTGGTACGGCGATATGAGTTTTCTGCCTCACTTCGTGCGTTTTGCAGGCATCGGGAGAACAGAGGTCAGCATCAGGTATATGGACGGCTTAAGCAGTCTGGAACTGGACAGAAAGCAGATAACCCGAATGGCGCATGAACTCATCACCACGCATTATTTTGCCGCATCCTGA
- a CDS encoding DsrE family protein: protein MSEKIIIAHLTSNDPVTAGKALRFSKSALSYSSTVILLLSAHGVSVADKTKESFTVPTTQENALDTIRQFLKDGGRVFVGLDDMKSLGISAADIIAGCEQAETGYLFNILLSDQAVIMSW, encoded by the coding sequence GTGTCCGAAAAAATTATTATTGCGCATCTCACATCAAACGACCCTGTAACAGCCGGAAAAGCTCTCAGGTTTTCAAAATCTGCGCTGTCATATTCATCAACAGTAATTCTGCTTCTCTCCGCCCACGGTGTTTCCGTTGCGGACAAAACAAAGGAATCTTTCACTGTGCCCACAACTCAGGAGAACGCACTGGACACCATTCGCCAGTTTCTGAAAGACGGCGGACGTGTTTTTGTGGGGCTGGACGATATGAAGAGTCTGGGCATCAGTGCGGCGGATATAATCGCCGGATGCGAACAGGCCGAAACCGGATATCTGTTTAATATTCTGCTGTCTGATCAGGCAGTTATAATGTCGTGGTAG
- a CDS encoding divergent polysaccharide deacetylase family protein: MPPRKSVKKPAPRPRRAQRSGKSNKQLPVGVLIIFLPLIIASLFYIFKDDEKSPAKKPAVPKQETVQAPKAEKKPEVRIVEKTVEKTVEKTVEKPVEVISAVNAVKLFMFDRGLSQDRIDRADGKITIEAESEAEAKKLAADLAQYLNDNGLEVVSKKPLMVKDTHGEISVGFSVIKKPEIAKPEPEKPKPAEKPKQEVKKPVVKQPEPPKKEEKPAVIIKKPIKYTAKMAVVIDDCGYSVPLAKQLAAVGYPVTFAVIPYTPYGIETAKIARNSSNVLFIHFPMQPKNYPDFDPGKGALLLSMPDALIGAITKANFDWFGMQLDGANNHTGSAFTEDAEKMSQALSYIKNYTGRFLDSHTSPASKAYDECRKAGMKCGTNNIFLDNEEPGLVTKTDKENHVRVQLVQAARLALSRGSAIAIGHLRDGTVAALPEALAEIEKMGVKVVPVTDLMP; encoded by the coding sequence ATGCCCCCCAGAAAGAGCGTAAAAAAGCCCGCACCCAGACCCAGACGGGCGCAAAGAAGCGGAAAAAGCAATAAACAGCTGCCTGTGGGTGTGCTGATAATCTTTCTGCCCCTTATCATTGCGTCTCTTTTCTATATTTTCAAAGACGATGAAAAATCTCCCGCCAAAAAGCCTGCCGTGCCGAAGCAGGAGACCGTTCAGGCTCCGAAAGCCGAGAAGAAGCCTGAGGTCAGGATAGTCGAAAAAACGGTTGAAAAAACCGTGGAAAAGACGGTCGAAAAGCCTGTTGAGGTCATCAGTGCGGTGAACGCCGTAAAACTCTTCATGTTTGACAGAGGCCTCAGTCAGGACAGAATAGACAGGGCAGACGGAAAGATAACCATTGAGGCTGAAAGCGAAGCCGAAGCGAAAAAGCTGGCGGCCGACCTTGCCCAGTATCTGAATGACAACGGACTTGAAGTAGTTTCTAAAAAGCCTCTGATGGTGAAGGATACTCATGGCGAGATTTCTGTTGGTTTTTCGGTGATAAAAAAACCTGAAATCGCAAAACCGGAGCCCGAAAAGCCGAAACCTGCGGAAAAACCCAAGCAGGAAGTGAAAAAACCTGTGGTGAAACAGCCTGAACCTCCCAAAAAAGAGGAAAAACCCGCTGTTATTATTAAAAAACCGATAAAATACACGGCAAAAATGGCCGTTGTAATAGATGATTGCGGATACAGCGTTCCCCTTGCGAAACAGCTTGCGGCAGTGGGCTATCCCGTAACGTTTGCCGTTATCCCCTATACTCCCTATGGTATAGAGACGGCAAAAATAGCCAGAAACAGTTCAAACGTACTTTTCATACACTTTCCCATGCAGCCGAAGAACTATCCGGATTTTGACCCCGGAAAGGGTGCACTGCTTCTCAGCATGCCCGATGCGCTCATAGGTGCGATCACAAAGGCCAACTTCGACTGGTTCGGAATGCAGCTTGACGGAGCAAACAACCACACTGGTTCAGCCTTCACAGAGGACGCAGAGAAGATGTCTCAGGCTCTAAGCTACATCAAAAACTACACCGGAAGATTCCTCGACAGCCACACCTCACCTGCATCAAAAGCATACGATGAATGCCGTAAAGCGGGGATGAAATGCGGAACCAATAATATTTTTCTTGATAACGAAGAACCGGGACTGGTCACTAAGACCGACAAAGAGAACCATGTCCGTGTCCAGCTTGTTCAGGCAGCACGCCTTGCCCTGTCCAGAGGGAGCGCAATTGCCATCGGTCATCTGAGAGATGGCACTGTTGCGGCACTGCCGGAGGCTCTGGCGGAGATTGAGAAGATGGGAGTGAAAGTCGTACCCGTAACCGACCTTATGCCTTGA
- a CDS encoding Fur family transcriptional regulator, which translates to MTLNQKDIYGIFTKYLSEQNLRMTTQRELILKTFCKQKKHVTAEQLYEILKKIDPTIGHATVYRTMKLLTEAGIARELNFGEGSVRYEPDTAKEHHDHLVCVKCGENIEFLDEEIETLQNRIVNKYGYKLVDHSLNLYGICPKCQKG; encoded by the coding sequence ATGACTTTAAACCAAAAGGATATTTACGGTATTTTCACAAAATATCTGAGCGAGCAGAATCTGAGGATGACCACCCAGCGGGAACTCATTTTGAAAACTTTCTGCAAGCAGAAAAAGCACGTCACCGCCGAACAGCTTTATGAGATCCTTAAGAAGATCGACCCTACCATCGGCCATGCCACCGTCTACCGCACCATGAAACTGCTCACCGAAGCAGGAATAGCAAGGGAGCTTAACTTTGGCGAGGGTTCAGTGCGCTATGAGCCCGACACGGCAAAAGAACACCACGACCACCTTGTCTGCGTTAAATGCGGCGAAAACATCGAATTTCTTGATGAAGAGATAGAAACACTCCAGAACAGGATAGTGAACAAATACGGCTATAAACTGGTTGATCACTCTCTCAACCTCTACGGCATCTGCCCGAAGTGTCAGAAAGGTTAG
- a CDS encoding FeoA family protein, with translation MTNACCEKTADTVQLSMMKAGSRGVIQNLVIDCEDKEHCRFARRLKEMGIYEGAKIEVSGNDGDGEIIAICEGTKIVLGRGMAGKIRVQMHAGALLDDTPFGRICRKFGIGCRI, from the coding sequence GTGACAAACGCATGTTGTGAAAAAACAGCTGATACGGTTCAGCTTTCAATGATGAAAGCCGGCAGCAGAGGCGTCATTCAGAACCTTGTGATCGACTGCGAAGACAAGGAGCACTGCCGCTTTGCCCGCCGTCTGAAAGAGATGGGCATATACGAGGGCGCAAAGATCGAGGTTTCCGGCAACGACGGAGACGGAGAGATAATCGCCATCTGCGAAGGCACAAAGATAGTTCTCGGCCGTGGAATGGCCGGAAAGATCCGTGTTCAGATGCATGCGGGTGCCCTTCTGGACGACACTCCTTTCGGCAGAATATGCCGCAAGTTCGGAATCGGCTGCCGCATCTGA